The following proteins come from a genomic window of Proteiniphilum propionicum:
- a CDS encoding SufE family protein, with product MQTINEVQQEIIEEFSIYDDWMDKYAIIIEQGNALQPLDEKYKIPENIIQGCQSRVWLQTDYCDGKLYFQAESDAIIVKGLLALVLRVFNGRTPDEIISVDLRFMKEIGLTEHLSPTRSNGLLSVIKQIRYYAIAYKAKAEKN from the coding sequence ATGCAGACGATAAACGAAGTACAACAAGAGATTATTGAAGAATTCAGCATTTACGATGACTGGATGGATAAATACGCGATCATCATAGAACAGGGTAATGCCCTGCAGCCTCTAGATGAGAAATACAAGATTCCCGAGAATATCATCCAGGGATGTCAGAGCAGGGTCTGGTTGCAGACAGATTATTGTGACGGCAAGCTCTATTTTCAGGCCGAGAGCGATGCTATTATTGTTAAAGGCCTTCTGGCGCTTGTACTGCGTGTGTTTAATGGGCGCACTCCGGATGAGATTATCAGTGTGGATTTGCGTTTTATGAAAGAGATAGGACTTACCGAACATCTTTCACCAACACGCTCCAACGGGCTGCTCTCAGTAATTAAACAGATCCGTTATTATGCTATTGCATATAAAGCCAAAGCAGAAAAAAACTAA
- a CDS encoding DUF4349 domain-containing protein, producing the protein MRRSIRSFIFILLLLSLTFCDRGSKNNVYKEIETDKEAIMPAATLPVTSEAGDRDTQIQERKLTKTGTIRFRTSDMNKTENDINRTVTDLKGYISNETTSGYENRTENTLTIRVPSENFDNLLQKIESFSLKIDYKSFDVHDVTQEYYDLVTRINTKKEIEARYQELLKRANTVEDILKIEEQIGKIQTEIESAEGSMRYLSKQVDYSTLTVTYYVINRQFSFFDKISNAFKNGWSNLLWVLIGITNLWAIILLSFILWLSAVYIKKEKRKKKKE; encoded by the coding sequence ATGAGACGATCAATCAGGTCTTTTATATTTATATTACTGCTTCTTTCTCTGACTTTTTGTGATAGGGGTTCAAAAAACAATGTTTATAAAGAGATCGAAACAGATAAAGAGGCTATAATGCCAGCCGCCACGCTTCCGGTAACTTCAGAAGCAGGAGATAGGGATACTCAAATTCAGGAGCGAAAACTTACCAAAACGGGTACAATTCGTTTTCGCACTTCGGACATGAACAAAACAGAAAATGATATAAACAGAACTGTTACTGATTTAAAAGGTTATATATCAAATGAAACCACGTCAGGATATGAAAATAGGACAGAGAATACACTCACGATTCGCGTTCCATCAGAAAATTTTGATAATCTGTTGCAAAAAATCGAATCCTTCTCATTAAAAATTGACTATAAAAGTTTTGATGTACATGACGTTACCCAGGAATATTATGACCTGGTCACACGTATTAATACAAAAAAAGAGATTGAAGCACGTTATCAGGAACTGTTGAAACGCGCCAATACAGTGGAAGATATCCTGAAGATTGAAGAGCAAATAGGAAAAATTCAAACTGAGATTGAATCTGCAGAAGGCAGTATGCGTTATCTTTCCAAACAGGTTGATTACAGCACACTAACGGTTACTTATTACGTCATAAACAGACAATTCAGTTTTTTTGATAAAATAAGCAACGCATTCAAAAACGGATGGAGCAACCTGCTCTGGGTGCTGATAGGCATCACTAATCTATGGGCTATTATCTTATTATCTTTTATTCTTTGGTTATCAGCCGTTTATATAAAAAAAGAGAAGAGGAAGAAGAAAAAGGAATAA
- a CDS encoding S9 family peptidase, whose product MKSKNLIAVYAMALLSLSCNPKKEEVKILKQSDFPAPPVAEINSVTFTNFGKQRIDNYYWLKDKKNPKVIDYLKAENAYTDSLMASTETLRQTIYNEIVGRIKEDDETYPSFSDGYYYYSRTEKGKQYRTYCRRKGTMEAPEEIIFDVNRMAEGKPAFIFAGYSISPDNSKAAYFFNETGSYAEFMMKVKDLASGEEVGFSVSGATSAAWANDNETLFYSTIDNTLRSCYIYRRMLDSPEGTLVYEETDNKFSTYVSGSKTKEYIFIGCTSSTTSEERYIRADRPMDEFKIFFPRVKDVEYSIYPHKEKFFMRYKDKENLNGMIFELPLNGYEERSAWKVFVPHNKNVRIEGIDILKDYVSMELRKNGLTEIQVKPVSGNNVKTIAFPEPVYSAWLSGNPEYDAITFRYSYTSLNRPTTLYEYNIETGKTEKLKEQEIPSGFNPDDYSVERLWATAPDGVKVPMAVVYKKGLKKDGSSPALIYSYGSYGSSSDVYFSASMYSLIDRGFVYAIAQIRGGSDLGEQWYEDGKLLRKKNTFNDFIACSEKLVQEGYTSPCKLAAMGGSAGGLLMGAVANMRPDLYNTIVAQVPFVDVINTMLDDTLPLTTGEYEEWGNPNEEEYYNYILSYSPYDNIKAQDYPNILVTGGINDSQVLFHEPAKYVAKLRSLKTDNNILLLRINMDSGHGGATGRYEGIKDTAFEFAFILNRAGIAKQI is encoded by the coding sequence ATGAAATCAAAAAATTTAATTGCAGTCTACGCAATGGCATTATTATCTCTATCGTGCAATCCTAAAAAAGAAGAAGTGAAGATTTTAAAGCAATCCGATTTTCCTGCCCCCCCGGTGGCAGAAATAAATTCCGTTACGTTTACAAATTTCGGAAAACAACGCATCGACAACTACTATTGGCTGAAGGACAAAAAAAATCCTAAGGTGATAGATTATCTGAAAGCCGAGAATGCATATACAGATAGCTTAATGGCTTCTACGGAAACTCTCAGGCAAACCATCTACAATGAAATTGTAGGGCGCATAAAAGAGGACGATGAAACATATCCCTCTTTTAGCGATGGCTATTACTACTACAGCCGTACGGAAAAAGGGAAACAGTACCGTACCTATTGTCGCCGCAAAGGTACAATGGAGGCACCGGAAGAGATTATCTTTGATGTGAACAGGATGGCTGAAGGTAAACCGGCATTTATTTTTGCAGGGTATTCCATCAGCCCCGACAACAGCAAAGCAGCCTATTTTTTCAATGAAACAGGTTCGTATGCCGAGTTCATGATGAAAGTGAAAGATCTCGCCTCTGGCGAAGAGGTGGGTTTCAGTGTCAGTGGAGCTACCTCTGCAGCATGGGCAAACGACAACGAAACGCTATTTTACAGCACTATAGACAACACATTACGTTCCTGTTATATATATCGGCGTATGCTCGACTCTCCCGAAGGTACGCTTGTCTATGAAGAGACGGACAACAAATTCAGTACATACGTTTCAGGCAGTAAAACCAAAGAGTATATTTTTATAGGCTGTACCAGCTCAACTACATCTGAAGAACGATACATTAGGGCCGATCGTCCGATGGATGAATTCAAAATTTTCTTTCCCCGTGTAAAAGATGTAGAATACAGCATTTATCCTCATAAAGAGAAATTTTTTATGCGCTATAAGGATAAAGAAAACCTGAACGGGATGATTTTTGAACTTCCGCTCAATGGATACGAGGAGCGGTCGGCCTGGAAAGTTTTTGTGCCACATAACAAAAATGTTCGCATAGAAGGGATTGATATCCTGAAAGACTATGTGTCGATGGAATTGCGCAAAAACGGACTTACTGAGATACAGGTCAAACCTGTTTCGGGCAATAATGTAAAGACCATTGCTTTTCCTGAGCCAGTCTATTCTGCATGGCTAAGTGGAAATCCGGAGTATGATGCCATTACCTTCCGCTATTCCTACACATCTCTCAACCGGCCCACCACGCTTTATGAGTACAATATTGAAACGGGAAAAACAGAGAAACTGAAGGAACAGGAGATACCGTCAGGGTTCAATCCAGATGATTATTCAGTAGAACGCCTCTGGGCGACCGCTCCGGATGGAGTAAAGGTCCCGATGGCAGTTGTTTATAAAAAGGGATTGAAGAAAGATGGTAGCAGCCCTGCACTTATCTACTCATACGGAAGTTACGGCAGCAGCTCTGATGTTTATTTCAGTGCAAGCATGTATAGCCTGATAGATAGAGGATTCGTGTACGCTATCGCCCAGATCCGGGGTGGCAGTGATCTTGGAGAACAGTGGTACGAGGATGGGAAGTTGCTCAGGAAAAAGAACACTTTCAACGATTTCATTGCCTGCAGTGAGAAACTGGTGCAAGAGGGTTATACCTCCCCCTGCAAGCTGGCTGCCATGGGAGGAAGTGCGGGCGGACTGCTGATGGGTGCAGTTGCGAATATGCGCCCGGACCTATATAATACCATCGTAGCACAGGTACCCTTTGTGGATGTTATAAACACAATGCTCGACGACACACTGCCGCTAACGACCGGCGAATACGAGGAGTGGGGTAACCCCAACGAGGAGGAGTATTATAACTATATCCTCTCCTACTCGCCATATGACAATATAAAGGCTCAAGATTATCCAAACATTCTAGTGACAGGTGGAATAAACGACTCACAGGTGTTATTCCACGAACCCGCCAAGTACGTGGCAAAACTCCGGTCGCTAAAAACCGACAATAATATCCTGCTGCTTCGTATTAATATGGACTCGGGACACGGAGGGGCCACCGGACGTTACGAAGGAATAAAAGACACCGCTTTCGAGTTCGCCTTCATCCTGAACCGCGCAGGAATAGCGAAGCAGATCTGA
- a CDS encoding manganese efflux pump MntP, with translation MDLLSIIIIAVGLAMDSFAVCIGKGMCRKRFYVWRSLKIAIVFGLFQGLMPLAGYLLGIGLSAWIKQLDHWVAFGILVLLGFKMIYEGLLPEGEPDCIGCDCRANLSIDWKRVCILAVATSIDAMATGLIFATYPGTILSAVVAIALVTILFSFTGIFLGVRLGNKFRFNFEILGGVILTVIGLKILLEHLFNGG, from the coding sequence GTGGATTTACTTTCAATAATCATTATTGCCGTAGGACTGGCGATGGACTCTTTTGCTGTCTGCATTGGCAAGGGCATGTGTCGTAAACGTTTTTACGTCTGGAGATCACTCAAGATTGCCATCGTATTTGGTCTGTTCCAGGGTTTGATGCCTCTGGCGGGATATCTGCTGGGTATTGGGCTGTCGGCCTGGATAAAGCAGCTTGATCATTGGGTCGCATTCGGTATTTTAGTTCTTTTGGGATTTAAAATGATATACGAAGGTTTATTGCCTGAAGGTGAACCAGACTGTATAGGCTGTGATTGCAGAGCAAATCTGTCCATCGATTGGAAGAGAGTATGTATACTGGCTGTTGCTACAAGTATTGATGCCATGGCAACAGGGTTAATCTTTGCCACTTATCCCGGAACAATACTCTCAGCAGTAGTTGCTATTGCATTGGTAACAATTCTTTTTTCCTTCACAGGTATCTTTCTTGGTGTTCGTCTTGGAAATAAATTCAGATTCAATTTCGAGATTTTAGGTGGAGTTATCCTTACAGTAATAGGATTGAAAATATTGCTGGAACATCTTTTTAATGGTGGTTGA
- a CDS encoding glutamate-5-semialdehyde dehydrogenase has translation MDITQKNSVLSSLAFLLQQNRKEIMDANNTDMLAFPDMDDSMKDRLKVDEKKIEGMIRSLEEVALQPDPEGKILYEIAREDGLRIVNRTVPFGTILIIYESRPDVTIEAAATAFKAGNRILLKGGKEASNTNILLTELWQRALSENGADKSYVKYLSLSREETQMLIKENSHKADLIIPRGGEGLIRFVQENSSVPVIVSGRGNNFLYVDDDSDFKMAIQLILNGKKRISVCNAIDKVLINKRLHQLEKKLNDLVTQLLENSIEVWGNREIASLCHFIKEENDAHTLCEEYLAPKLYLSLVDTESEAIEMINRYSGGHTAVIVTNNSGKAGDFMQKVDCAAVYHNASSRFTDGGQFGVGAEIAISTQKLHFRGPLGTQELVTNKWFVFGNGHIRE, from the coding sequence ATGGATATAACACAAAAAAATAGCGTGTTATCATCCCTTGCCTTTCTGTTACAACAAAACAGGAAGGAGATCATGGATGCCAATAACACCGATATGCTGGCTTTTCCCGATATGGACGATTCAATGAAAGATCGCCTGAAGGTAGATGAGAAAAAAATTGAAGGGATGATACGCTCACTCGAGGAGGTGGCTTTACAACCCGACCCCGAAGGAAAAATATTGTATGAGATTGCACGTGAAGACGGGTTAAGGATTGTAAACAGAACAGTCCCGTTTGGGACAATTCTTATTATTTACGAGTCGCGTCCCGATGTTACCATTGAAGCGGCGGCTACCGCTTTCAAAGCTGGTAACCGCATTCTGCTTAAAGGAGGCAAAGAGGCTTCTAATACTAACATTTTGCTTACAGAGCTTTGGCAACGGGCGCTGTCGGAAAATGGAGCCGACAAAAGTTATGTGAAATACCTGAGCCTGTCCCGCGAAGAGACCCAGATGCTTATCAAGGAAAACAGTCATAAGGCGGATCTGATAATTCCGCGTGGTGGAGAAGGGCTAATCAGGTTTGTGCAGGAGAACTCTTCCGTTCCGGTGATTGTAAGCGGCAGGGGGAACAATTTTCTGTATGTGGATGATGATTCAGATTTCAAAATGGCCATTCAGCTGATATTGAATGGTAAAAAGCGTATAAGCGTATGCAACGCTATCGATAAGGTGCTCATAAACAAAAGACTGCATCAGCTGGAGAAAAAGCTTAATGACCTTGTAACGCAACTATTGGAGAATAGTATCGAGGTATGGGGAAACAGGGAGATAGCATCCCTTTGCCATTTCATCAAGGAGGAGAACGATGCACATACACTTTGTGAGGAGTACCTGGCTCCGAAACTCTACCTTTCTCTCGTAGATACTGAATCTGAAGCCATTGAAATGATCAACCGCTACTCCGGAGGGCATACTGCGGTAATCGTCACCAATAATTCAGGGAAAGCAGGAGATTTCATGCAAAAGGTGGACTGTGCAGCAGTGTATCATAACGCCTCTTCACGTTTTACCGACGGTGGACAGTTTGGCGTAGGTGCTGAAATAGCTATCAGCACGCAAAAACTTCACTTCCGCGGTCCCCTGGGGACACAGGAGCTTGTGACAAACAAATGGTTCGTCTTTGGAAACGGACATATCAGGGAATAA
- the proB gene encoding glutamate 5-kinase — MKKKLIIKIGTSTLTAGTNRISFAVIESLARQIVELKNEYDVVIVSSGAIATARQFVEINGFNKRVDSKQAMAAIGQTKLIELYDTIFRTFGLNIAQILLTYRDFENPVANENTRNTIKRLWHADYIPIVNENDTVSIEEIVLGDNDKLSALVAVITEADLLIIVSDIDGIFNKNPHLHPDAQLITDVADLNSIEGCIEEKESTLGTGGMSSKVHAAEICMKSGVEMWIVNGQRANYIIKALKKQIPFTKFK, encoded by the coding sequence ATGAAAAAGAAACTGATCATAAAAATTGGCACTTCCACGCTGACGGCAGGAACAAACAGAATATCATTTGCCGTAATCGAGAGTCTGGCACGTCAGATCGTGGAGTTGAAGAACGAATATGATGTGGTAATCGTATCATCAGGAGCTATAGCTACCGCTAGGCAATTTGTTGAGATCAACGGATTTAACAAACGGGTAGATTCAAAACAGGCTATGGCTGCTATCGGTCAGACCAAGTTGATTGAGCTTTACGACACTATCTTCCGTACTTTTGGATTGAATATCGCTCAGATACTTCTTACCTACCGCGACTTTGAGAACCCGGTTGCTAACGAAAATACCCGGAACACCATCAAAAGGCTGTGGCATGCCGATTATATACCGATAGTGAATGAGAACGACACTGTTTCCATCGAGGAGATCGTACTGGGAGATAACGATAAGCTGTCGGCACTTGTTGCTGTGATTACGGAAGCGGATCTGCTGATCATTGTATCGGATATTGATGGAATATTCAACAAAAACCCTCACCTTCACCCTGATGCACAGCTTATTACAGATGTGGCTGATTTAAACTCTATCGAAGGATGCATAGAAGAAAAGGAATCTACTCTGGGCACAGGAGGTATGTCATCTAAAGTGCATGCTGCTGAAATATGTATGAAGAGCGGAGTAGAGATGTGGATAGTTAACGGACAGCGTGCTAATTATATAATTAAGGCTCTGAAAAAACAGATTCCTTTCACAAAATTTAAGTAA
- a CDS encoding DUF488 domain-containing protein: protein MIGIKRIYEQLGDDGYRILIDRLWPRGLSKEKVHVDLWMKEIAPSTELRKWFHHDPAKWNEFDRLYRKELTEKGELLQQIKDLEKEHGKVTLLYAAKDGDHSQAAVLIEVLSGREVLSS, encoded by the coding sequence ATGATCGGAATTAAGCGTATATATGAACAATTGGGCGACGACGGCTACCGTATATTGATAGACAGACTCTGGCCACGCGGTTTATCGAAAGAAAAAGTACATGTAGATCTCTGGATGAAAGAGATAGCTCCGTCAACAGAGTTACGGAAATGGTTTCATCACGATCCCGCCAAATGGAACGAGTTTGACAGGTTATACAGGAAAGAGCTGACCGAAAAGGGAGAGCTTCTGCAACAGATAAAAGATCTGGAAAAGGAGCATGGAAAAGTCACATTGCTCTATGCTGCAAAGGACGGGGATCATTCTCAGGCAGCGGTTCTGATTGAGGTATTATCCGGCAGAGAGGTTTTATCATCCTGA
- a CDS encoding cation diffusion facilitator family transporter: MIEMHSHEQKPRHEDVKNIKAAFFLNLTFTFIELAGGLLTNSVAILSDAVHDLGDSFSLGLSWYFQKVAKKPRTKEYTYGFKRFSLLGAVINSLVLIVGSVVILAHAIPRLFNPQQPDVKGMLLLAVLGVIINGLAVIRLRKGSSINERVVSLHMLEDVLGWMAVLIGAGIMYFIDAPFIDPLLSVAISLFILYNVYSNIRRSLHIILQGSPLELDMEEVKQSIMDINEVQSVHDIHAWSVDGEYNVMTIHVVLKDALTMEEHQRLKLLIRKRLMSMGIQHSTIELESYDEDCALEDC, encoded by the coding sequence ATGATTGAAATGCATTCACACGAACAAAAACCTCGGCACGAAGATGTGAAGAACATCAAAGCGGCATTTTTCCTGAATCTAACTTTTACGTTTATCGAGCTTGCCGGAGGGCTGCTGACCAACAGCGTAGCGATACTTTCGGATGCCGTTCACGACCTGGGCGACAGCTTTTCGCTCGGCTTATCATGGTATTTTCAGAAAGTTGCGAAAAAACCGCGTACAAAGGAGTATACATATGGCTTCAAACGATTTTCGTTGTTGGGTGCAGTAATAAATTCGTTAGTACTGATAGTGGGAAGCGTGGTAATCCTTGCTCACGCCATTCCCCGTCTGTTCAACCCTCAGCAACCCGATGTGAAGGGTATGTTGCTGCTCGCAGTGTTGGGCGTGATTATCAACGGACTGGCGGTCATTCGCCTGAGAAAGGGAAGTTCTATTAATGAACGGGTAGTATCTCTGCATATGCTTGAAGATGTGCTGGGATGGATGGCTGTACTTATAGGAGCGGGTATAATGTATTTCATCGATGCTCCCTTTATCGATCCTCTGCTTTCCGTTGCCATATCTCTTTTCATCCTTTATAATGTGTACAGTAATATTCGTCGGAGTCTGCATATCATTCTGCAGGGAAGTCCCCTTGAATTGGATATGGAAGAGGTGAAGCAGTCGATCATGGATATCAATGAGGTTCAGAGCGTGCATGATATACATGCCTGGTCGGTAGATGGTGAATACAACGTCATGACTATCCATGTTGTACTTAAAGATGCCCTAACTATGGAAGAGCACCAACGTCTGAAACTACTTATCCGTAAAAGATTAATGTCTATGGGAATACAGCATTCTACAATAGAACTTGAATCGTATGACGAGGATTGTGCTTTGGAAGATTGCTGA
- a CDS encoding pyrroline-5-carboxylate reductase family protein, which translates to MKHGFIGFGNLARAVYHGLKDEKEMEFAYFNRNRKEVDILFCDKMEDLVTFSDVIWLAVKPQDLAGILDQLKKFDIKGKAIVSPVAGKSISYIEKYLGKEHLIVRIMPNLAMAYRKSVTAFATNRPGNKKAMYVCRIMGKLGKVVQLEESGFDLFTSVFGSGPAFILAFIQIFKNKMQEFNLPGPLLDELLLELTQGTTIYFAQNQKQYSIEELIRNITSKGGTTQAGLDYFRLHELGKHFEGVLDAARNRSAEMSSNGN; encoded by the coding sequence ATGAAACATGGATTTATAGGATTCGGCAATCTGGCAAGAGCGGTTTATCATGGATTGAAAGATGAGAAAGAGATGGAGTTCGCCTATTTTAACAGAAACCGAAAAGAGGTTGATATATTATTTTGTGATAAAATGGAAGACCTGGTCACCTTTTCCGATGTCATATGGCTGGCGGTAAAGCCACAGGACCTTGCCGGTATATTAGATCAGTTGAAGAAGTTCGATATAAAAGGGAAGGCTATCGTTTCACCTGTAGCAGGAAAGAGTATTTCATATATTGAAAAGTATTTGGGAAAGGAGCATCTTATAGTGCGTATTATGCCCAATCTGGCTATGGCTTATCGCAAATCGGTGACAGCTTTTGCCACCAACCGTCCGGGCAACAAAAAGGCTATGTATGTTTGCCGTATTATGGGTAAGCTGGGAAAAGTAGTACAGCTTGAGGAGAGCGGGTTCGACCTTTTTACCTCTGTGTTCGGAAGTGGCCCGGCATTTATACTGGCGTTTATTCAGATCTTCAAGAATAAGATGCAGGAATTTAATCTGCCCGGGCCTCTCCTTGACGAACTTTTGCTTGAACTTACACAGGGGACCACAATATATTTTGCCCAAAACCAGAAGCAATACAGCATTGAAGAGCTGATAAGAAATATTACAAGCAAGGGAGGCACCACGCAGGCAGGATTGGATTATTTCCGCTTACACGAGTTGGGAAAGCATTTCGAGGGTGTACTCGATGCCGCCAGAAACAGGTCGGCTGAAATGAGCAGTAACGGGAATTAG